ACTGTTTGCTCTCAGTGACTGATTTATAACCACCTCTGATGAAAGAAATTAACATACTCAATTCATTTAGGTTTATTTTACAGCCCTGTGACATTTTCACACTATTTAAAGCACCAAccctgctattttttttttccctttcccgGAGCTCACATGGGATCTGGCTCTGGCTGTTGTCCTTCTATCACCTGGTCCTTTCTGGATCTGTTCATGTCCAGAAGGAATGCATCACAACTTACGATTTCTTTAAGCAGCTGTGAGTGGAAATTGCTTTTTTGGGGAGACATTTATGACCCCATTCAAAGGCTGACATCTCAAACACAGGAAGGAAGGAACTGAGAAGTGCCATACAGTATCAAGAGGTTGGTTTGCAACTCCTGCTACTGTTTCCAAACCATAAACCAAAGCAGAACACCAGCATTAGCTGCTGATAGGTTCTTTGAAATCGAAAAGCTGTTTAAAATCAAGTGTGGTGTATCATATAAGtcattcatttttcaccttAAATGCCAccaaacatacacaaaataaacaaatacattttagtGTTTCATTACACAGCAGTTCAAAGTTTCCCACCCGGTCACTCTAAAGATGTCGTAGcctacagagaaaaaaaaaaaaacccttaacCCAGCCATGATGTCACATGTAGAGAAGGAGGGGTGGAGGGCCGGGGGGGGATGGGCTCTCCTCCTCAAGGGTGCTCAAGATTATGGCCTGGAAGTCTGTTAGATAATAGATCAAAGAGATACACCCGAGAGCGCTTCTTGCTTTTCCCACACAACGCTCATCTTCATGCATAGTGGAATTTCAGTggcttcttttctgtttttttgcacttCCACTTGAAGTTGAGGTGCCGCACTTTGGTCCTGAAATCACACGCAATGTTCAAAAGGGTCCCCACTGACTCTACTGATCACTGGTCTTTGTAGAATCTAAAAGTGAGCTTGAGTGCAGGTAGAGAGTGTAATTTTACACTGTAATGTGGCTTTATGTAcctgaaaatgatttaaaaaaacccataaaagaCACATTCTTCATGTGGAAGAAGCGCTTAGATCTGTACCTTAAggatacactgcaaaaactcaaaatcttaccaagtctatttgtcttatttttagtcaaaatgtcgcATCCCACTTAATTCCActtaaaaagtgacatttcagcaagatggagggacttgttttaaggcaatgcatcttaaatatcttgttaagtcaaacaagcttgaaattgtcttgttttgagttgaattttacaaaaaaaattccaaataaaTTTAATGCATCTCAAATTGAGGGGGCTATATGAAAGAAGAAATtgatttttgagtgaaaaactactatttgttagcatgtctggcttattttaggacacctaagcttgacaatcctggtaaaatacagcttaaagtAAGTTTTCctagctaattttaagatctcaatcttctaaatatcacatcttatttcaagaaatctcaccaagccgtttttcatttgttctattggcagatttttttcaaggtaaaagttctttgaaataagcttttttttcttgctttgagagaggcattttttttccagtgtatctTCATATAAAACTATAGGCAGCACACTTTTAGCTCAAAAAGGACTTGCCTGGACTTGTATTAAAGGGAACAAAATGTATCTACCAGTGCTTCCAATGCTCTCTGATCAACACATTTTAGTTTGATGactcagaaagaaaaaacaagtttaGGTTTTACAGGAAGTTATCTTGTTTCCCCAAATAGTCTGGACTTCTTGTTTGTGATTTAGTTTTAAAGCTTAAATGCTCTaatagatgtttttttgtttttgttttactaaCTCTGCATTTCAATACATTCCTGTTATCccagtttcattttttcatccTTACATCTTATATTTTTATACTTAGCTACACTGCAAATGTGGCTTTTGTACATCAATGTACTCAGAGTTTAAATCAAAGAATATCCAGGCCTTATGCTAAACTCAGCAAACTAGCAGCTTCAATGCTATCTGTTTTTACATCTGCAAAACAATATTTCTCCAAATAAGATCTTTTAGGTAAACAGCAGTCACAGCTGTCAGCTGAATATAGCAGAATAAAAAGAGAAGTATTTCTCtaataaatgctgtaaaataacagaaaaagtaaGTACTAAAGTGACGCTTGACAGCCACTCATATTCAGTCCATTGAATATCATGGAAAAGGTATCCTTAACGAAAGAGGCCAAAGAACAATCTGAATGTACAACAAAGGACACTGTCCTCAGCTACAGCTCCCTGTTGGAAACACAAATCAACTCTGAGGTGAACTTTCAGTCCCAgcaaacatcatcatcatcatcatcctcatcctcaagCAACTTCATCTGAGTTTGTGGCCATGCTGAGCCTGCGAACGGACGAGGCTGCATCAGTGAAGCCATTAGTGCCGAGAGACGGGAAAGAAATCAATGGTCACCAGTTCAGAGGCCTCCTATTCAGGTGCAGCATCCACTCTCTGCAAATACTAAGTGCTGAGTGTAAAAATGGCCACAATAATAGACGGCAACGAGCAAAACAGGCACTTTATTGAAAAATCTATCGGGAGAGCAACTTGCCTTTTAGAAACTAAAGACCTTGATATGTAGCCTCATGTTCTCTATAACCGACATCTATGTCCTACATTCACAATGAGGACTCAGAAATATTCCTCGAAAAAGCAGCTACACATACAGAATATTGAAGATCAATAGCATTAGCCTGCACCACGGCCCTCATGTCACTCTTTAATCTTGTCACTCTGCTGCCACCTTTTGGACAAACCTTAAAAATGCATGGCGAATACATTCAATTTGAAGTGAATTTGATTCACACGTAATTCGTCTTTGTTCAGATGTTTCTGCTATGATGTTGCCTGAAAATAAACCCTATTTTAAGCAAAAATAACTCATTCGGTTTATTTAAAATACGGTTTATTTTAACGTTGACGcctccaaaaatgacacagagaaATAAAGTGTATGAAGTGAAGACCAAAAGAATGAGCTTTCAGAATGAAAAGTTATTCGTTgttaaacatgaaaacatcctGGATTGAGCTATTGTGCTAATACAACAATTAATTATTCTAAAATCTGAAAACTATATTAAGCTTCAGTCCACAGTATTGTTACTTCAGTGGCTAAATTGAGGCCTACCAGTTCTTACcagcaaaagaaaaatagcTTATGATGCGGTTCAAGTCTTTTTAGTTTGACATGATAAACACCCTCCGTTCATTGTGGGATGCGTTCTAGTGTGTGTGAATCTGAGTAGAGTGTGTGAGGAGAGAGCTGCTCTATTTCACTCTGCTGTGGCTGAGCGGACACGATCAGCGGGACGCCATGGATGACCACGTTCTGGCTGCTCAGGCTGATGTTCGGCACCAGTAACGTGTTCTCCTCGACTGCCAGTGTCTCTGCTGGCTTGGACATGTGGTCCATGTCGGGTGGAGTCGCTGCCGTCACCAGGGTTGTGTTCCCTTCTGTCACCACTGTAACCTCGGTGCCACCCTCCTGGATCAAGGTGTTGAGGCCCTCCAGTTCAGAGCAAGTGGTGATAAAAGTCTgcgtgttgctgctgctgctgctgttgctgttggaGTCCTGAGCGGTTATGGCCGTCTGCAGCAGCGCCTGGTGGAGAGGGTTGCTCGCATCTTCTGGGCTGAGCTGCGTCAAAAGGACAGCCTGGGGCTCAAGAGTGGCTTCTGTGGTCTGGGATGACACGAGGGGTTGCATAGGTGCCAGTAGGTTAACCTGCTGGATGATGGAGTTCACCACCATGTCCTGGTTTTCTGGGCTGAGCAAAACCATGTTGGTCTTATTCTGACTGTCCCCTCCAGCTGGGATTAAGGAGTTATCCTGTCCCAAAGGGTGAGACACGATGATTTTGAGCTGTGCGTTACTGTAAGGAGCCATGGAGCTGGATGGGATGGGAATTTCAAGCTGAGTGTTGCTCTGTGGCATTGTAACCGGAACCAAGCGCACTGCATCTGCTGGCGTGGAGAGCTGGAGCTGCAACACGTTCTGAGTGTCTCTATGTTGCTTCTTGTGGCTCCGCAGGGAGTCCTCGCGCACAAATGAAGCGTTGCACGAGTCGCAGCAGAAGGCTCGAGCTGCATCTAGTTTGGCCCGATACCGAGAGCTGACAGGCTTGGGAGATTCTCCACCTCCGCTCTTCCCTGCACCTGTTCCCGCCTTCCCACCGCCACTGCCTTTCTCGGGCTTATCCGAGTGGCACTTCTTTTTGTGAGTGACGAGACTGCTGCGCTGCTTGGAGGCAAAGTTGCAGAAGTCACATTTAAAGGGGCGCTCCTCTGAGTGAATCTGCTCGTGGACTTTGAGCGCCCCCTTGCTGGAGCAGGAGTAAGTGCACTTTGAACACAGAATGGGCTGAACGGGTTGGTGCTCTCTGGAGTGTTCCCGCAGAGCAGTCTTGTTGGCACACTTGAAGTCGCAATGCACGCAGTGAAAAGAGTTCTCTGTGCCGTGCTTGATCTGAATGTGTGATTTCAGGTTGCCTTTCATGGCACAGCGGTACTCGCAAAAGTCACATTTGTAAGGTTTCTCACCAGAGTGAATCCGGATGTGCCGCTTCAGGTCTGAGTTGATTTTGAACTTTGCGTCACACTGTTGGCACTGGAAAGGTGCATCCccttacaaaaataaattatgaggaaaaaaacacaagatttgTTTGCAGCCCGTAAAATAAAATTATCCGAAAGATGCAGACAAGTCTGGATTTTTGTCTACTTACCTGTGTGCGAGCGAAGATGCACAGTGAGCTGGCTCGAGTTTCGGCTGGCGTAAGGACAGATCTGGCATTTGAACGGTCGCTCATCGTAGTGGATACGCAGGTGCTTCTTCAAACTGCTGCTGTCTGCAGCTGCATAGGGACAGTGTTTGCATTTGTGCGGCTTCTCGCCTGTGTGCGAGCGGCTGTGCATGTTGAGCTTGTCTCGCCGACTGAAGCGCTTGTGGCACAGCTCGCACTCAAACGGCTTCTCACCTGGATGGTGGACGGAAGAAAAGCAACTCGTGTCAATACCTGAAGGGATTTTGCAACTCAGAAGCACATGTATAAGATGGTTAGCATACCAGTGTGGGTTTTGAGATGCCGCTCCATGTCTTTTTGGCCATACTGTGTCTTAAAAGTGCAACCTGTGTATCAAGAAAACACGTTTTTACAAGGTGTTTATAGGCTTTGTGTTCGTGGAAAGCTCATCTAAAAGTGTAttgaccctcctgttgtcttcatttatgggcaccaaaaatattgttcacttgtctgaaaaaaatctgaaagttcagcaaaaaaaattccccaaatttataaatgtgcaaaatcttcaggaagaaaattcaaaaaattccttaaaaagtttccaataaaagttttattttataaaaaaaatccccaaatttagcaaggcataaaataataaataaataaataaataaaaattgtcaatattttcaacaaattaataaaaattttcaaaaaaaatcctaaaaatatctaaagtgattccatatatatatatatctatcaGTAAAtgctctaatattttctttaagaacattcagaaaaaaatcagctaaaatccagcgaatttcgctgcattttagctgattttttctgaatgctcttaaagaaactttttttttaacatttcttttttccaccaaaaaatgttcaaaaatttcccaaaaacattgaaaatgtggaagttttcactgtgaaaatatttattttttccacattttcaaactctaaaacgggtcaatttgacccgcagggcgacatgagggttaaataaataaaagctaatAAAATGAGGCTGACTGGCATGAAGCACAGTGTCTCTGCTTGGAAGCTGAAGAGGAAGAAAGTGTTACAGTCATAAACAGTAAGAGGCACCGACCtgagaaacagcagctgtgtctCTTTGAAGTCAGGGCAGGTTTTAATTTTTTGGAAGgtgttttttgtgctttggTCAGGATCTTTTTGACGTCTCTCATAACGCACGTCTGGTTGGtcttctcaaaaacaaaatcagtgcTGGAATCtgtgaaaacaacacaagactGTAAGTTTTCATCCAAATTACTCAACAGAAGCTGAAGTTCAGCGTTTTACCTGTGAGAGAGGCTGGTGCAGTGGTGCCTGGTGTATCAGAGGTGGGCAACGAACATCCATTTTGCTTATGGGCGCGAAAGACGTCAAAGTTAGTGTACTCCCGTTTGCAGAAGCCACAGATGTGGATATCTGGGCTCACCTCCACCCCAACAGAATGCCCTGTAGCGACTGCAGAAGGCAGAAAGCATAACCATGACTTCAACAGGATGTTCCACAATGACTTAGAGTCCACTAACTAGCGAATGTCCGCCCTTACCTTCGGCTGTGTACGTCGCCATTTTTGAGCCTGTTTTGTCAGAGATCAAATCATTTTCTGTGTGCATCTCGGATTCTGGAGAAAGAGGGTCACTGATGACGGTTTCATCAGATTTTCCGGTCTGATGTTCCCTCGACGTTGAAGAACACTTTCTAAGGTGTTTCTCAAACAGCTCCTTCCTCCCAATTGCCCTCTGACACAAGTCGCAGTGGTAGTGACCGTCTTTCAAACATGCCTGGTGGCATTTGTAAATGTCAAAACCTGCAACCAAAACAATGATATATCCACATTAAATGGGGTAAAAAGTACAGGCTGTGCAAGAACAGAGCGGGCTGCTGGTGCTCCCACTCTTGTGACTACAATTGTTCAGAACTTAACAGTATTGATCAGAATAATGTCGAGCGGTTTGCAAAAGCATTCAGCCTCTTCTAGAGGTGTCACAACTTGTTGTGTTACTAGAACAGATTATTTATTAGGAATAAATAGTCATAAATAATCAATtattgcctcatagtacttgtgttgaacagtaaaaaatatcaaatagtAATTGGGGAAGCCTAGGTGATTCATACACAACCCAGAAAATGGTGATAACTTTGGGGAGGGTTGAATAATTGCACATTCATTGTTGTACATCTATCAGTCTTTGCATCTTGCACCTTCATATTGTACCATCGACCTCTGATGACTCTGAAGGTGTGCAGCCACAGCGGGGTACTCTGCTGTCCGAGGGCAGAAAGGGCAACTGACAAGTCCACCGGTTGCTGGTTTGACCTGAGGGGGAACCCCTCGCAGGGACCAAGTCTCATGAGGCTAAAAAGCAGAAATGCACGTTTAAAATGTGAGATATCATTTGGAGTACACTGTTTACAAATTACACCTTCTTtaaatggtagctgaaaacaatctgaaataaaatgacTCACTGCCACTTAACTTTGTCACTAGACATCTACTTCTGGGCCACTGTGTTATTTCAGATAGCAGTCTTGCTCCTCTGTCTCAGATTTTGGTCAGAGTTCTCTTATTTGCTATTTAGGACCAAAAATTAAGTTGggaattgaatttttttttttgtatttaatctgacaaaaaacagtGTCATTTAAAACCTCTTCGTTTGTCTTATTACAGCACTTGCAACGATGTGTTTTGAATAGATGAAGATATATTATGACGTGTGATGGATTATCATTAAtttctctgttgtgtttacTTCAGGTATATGTATGGGCTCAAAGCCAAATAAGCCTCATGTGTTGTTAAATaccaacatgacaacaacatgGAAGCAACTTGTAACTCTGCACATGCAATGACAATATGCAGACTCTCGTGcacaccacattttgtgaacAAATTCACATCACCACTTTGGCAagttaaaatagcaaaaaactGAAACCCTGGCTTGCCATGTGAGAATGAGAGAGAATGAGaagactttattgtcattgcacactttcatatacaatgaaattagtTGTACTGCACATGAAATTCTATCAGTGTGAGCTTTAAAATCTTGGCAAAATTTTAACCAAACGGTGTAATTTTTTGTAGGAAATATGAAAGCATCAATACATAAACAATCAGTGGAACTTTCTGGGGCCACAATAGCACCCTTGTTAGAAAAGTTTGGtatgttatttattttcaagggcaaaaattaaaaatgtggcCTCTGCTGGAAGCATTTGGCATTCAGACAACTGAAAACAATGCTGTCTGTGTCTCCACCAAACTTCATGTCTGTGAGAGTTATATTAAAGGAGATATTAAACCCTAAATATGGGTAACTGGTtcagatatttttgttgaaaacagagaagcacaaatgaaaaaatgaaatgaaattttcaAATCTCAGCCAAGAAGCTTAAAAGGAGTTGAGTTTTTGACTCCACTGAACACATTTCTGAAGACTAATCTGGGACAGTGCAGGAGCAATTTCCCCTAATTCTGTTAGAATTGACATGAACTGAcctttttaaaacagcaaaaggtCCCATAATGTATCTCAAAACTCAGGTAAAAGCTTGAGGTTTGCTTTACACAATAAGACGAGTGGCACTTGTTCTAAAATAAGAGCACCATTGATTCCTCTCAAGGTAAAATTAATTACAGCGATTGAATTGGGTTGGCTGAAAGTTACAGCATGACACTAACCGAGGAGGTGTACATGTAGATACATGTGTCACTGTAATCACAAGCCAACACTTAACACAAATTAAAGCACAAACACATAAGTGAGAGCATCACAACATAGCATAATGCTAGCACTTCTAATCCGTTTACTATTACTGAACAACACATGCACGCAATCCGTTGCAGTTATGGTCAATTTCATACGCTTAATGCACAGAACAAGGATTTTTCTGGCTTTACCATAACAGTGTCTACAGACGCCGTTTGTGTACAGCTCAAGACGAACCTCTGTGCACCTCTGCAGCCCGTGTTCTTCAATGTTTACCGGCTTTCTGTCCACACGCGTCATCCGATACAGGAAGGCGTTATGTCGTGAAGCCTGCGAGCTAGCGGAGAGCCCCGGTTCAATTTTCTGCCTCCTCCGAGAATACACAGCCTCCGTCCTGATATTAAAATGCAGCAACTCCGCGCAAAATGCAGCCAGAAAAACAATTTCATAATTCAACGTGTCAGCTGGGAAGAAATTGCAGTTTACTTCTCGGATGCACAGATTTTACGACACGCTGCTTGGGGTTTGCGACAGAGGAATAAGCATGCGTTTCTAGGTAACGTCACATGTTGCTTTTGAGGCTGTGGGAAAAATGAAGCTGCCACATCTGTGCATGAATGGCAGCAATCAGAAGAAGTGGTTTTGAGGTATGTTGATGTTATAAgcctctgtgtttttaaaatataagaatatacatatacaaacaTTATTTACCGTTAACACAAGAGTGTTATGTTGGGTTATTTACTAGtttcaaccaaaaaacaaacaaacaagcaagaaaacaagtacttttgtttttttaatgcgtGAAATTGTTTTAGCATGACTTTTGAGGGAATTGTCAATAATTTTCAATATACGAGCTAAATTATGTGCACCATTATCTATTACAGGAACACAGTAACTAGCCAgcagtttaaaaatgtatcaTTAAGTATCTGAAGGACTAACTAGCTGACTTTATGTAAAACTTATAATGTTTTGCTATGttagcttgctgtagcactagctagctagcttcagTAATCCTTTGCTACTGCAAGCTAAGCCTCCCTGGTTCGCAGTAATTTGACATGATTTTAATGTCAGCAATTTGAGTATCAATGATATTGATGCAAAAGTAAAGTTTTAAATTTTGTCCCAGGTCCACCAATTCTAAATTAGCTGGCAATAAATAAACTATTAAATACATAAACATACACTCACACATAAACAGACATTTACATTGCAGTTAAAACAAGAGTAACATCAAAATGTACATGtgtataagaaaataaacattgatTTCCTATCCTAGTTTATCGTATATATATCACTATAGAGCCTTAATCTTAATAATTGAATTAGTCGGGTGAATTTGTGGTGTCTAATCTTAGTATTTAAACTTGTTATGTAAATCACAGTCTTATTTCTCTACTGGAAAACACTCTGGCTCAGCGGCTGTTGCTTTAAATATGCCATATAAATAATGGTGACTTGACTTTAACACTGacatattgtgttttgtgtttttgcatctgttgTTCTTCACTTCATCTTAATTGTTGTTATGTTGCCTTCTGGATATCGGGCTTTTGATTtgtctgtcaaagcactttgtaaaggcttgtttttaaaagtgcgATATATATCAAGACTTTATCAttaacattttgtatttgtCCCATAGCTAATTGTCAGAAATTTTGAGAGGCAGTTTATCAAAGCACCAATGATTAATATGAAGTTCTGCTTTGTAAGCTGtctttaataatattttaaatgataaCAAAAATAGCTTTTGTTTTACACAGGGCTACGTCTGCGACAATGAGGTTGCACCTGGTGACGCTGAGGTATTTACGAGCACAGGAATGCACTGGACAGAACTACTTCTCTTCTAAAAAAAGAGTACAGTTGGCcacacatgaaaaacatgatAACTGCAACAAACATAGTAGCTGTTGCCTCTTTATTTCTAGAAAGCCAAACGAAACAATTACTGCCACCTGTTGTAGTCTTCTAAAAACAGCCACAGTGACCTACCATGAGTACTAAAACTGTGTCTGTTTGGATCATATGAATAATACGTAATTCTAACAGATGGCAGCACAAAAGCAACGACTTAAAGGAGCATTTCTTGTGTGAGAGGTTAACTTCCAGACGTAGCAATTGTTCTAGGGCATGTAAATGTACAGACTCTACCGTTTTCAAGAAAGGGCAATTTACTGG
The window above is part of the Acanthochromis polyacanthus isolate Apoly-LR-REF ecotype Palm Island chromosome 6, KAUST_Apoly_ChrSc, whole genome shotgun sequence genome. Proteins encoded here:
- the zfp64 gene encoding zinc finger protein 64 isoform X1 produces the protein MTRVDRKPVNIEEHGLQRCTEPHETWSLRGVPPQVKPATGGLVSCPFCPRTAEYPAVAAHLQSHQRSMVQYEGFDIYKCHQACLKDGHYHCDLCQRAIGRKELFEKHLRKCSSTSREHQTGKSDETVISDPLSPESEMHTENDLISDKTGSKMATYTAEVATGHSVGVEVSPDIHICGFCKREYTNFDVFRAHKQNGCSLPTSDTPGTTAPASLTDSSTDFVFEKTNQTCVMRDVKKILTKAQKTPSKKLKPALTSKRHSCCFSGCTFKTQYGQKDMERHLKTHTGEKPFECELCHKRFSRRDKLNMHSRSHTGEKPHKCKHCPYAAADSSSLKKHLRIHYDERPFKCQICPYASRNSSQLTVHLRSHTGDAPFQCQQCDAKFKINSDLKRHIRIHSGEKPYKCDFCEYRCAMKGNLKSHIQIKHGTENSFHCVHCDFKCANKTALREHSREHQPVQPILCSKCTYSCSSKGALKVHEQIHSEERPFKCDFCNFASKQRSSLVTHKKKCHSDKPEKGSGGGKAGTGAGKSGGGESPKPVSSRYRAKLDAARAFCCDSCNASFVREDSLRSHKKQHRDTQNVLQLQLSTPADAVRLVPVTMPQSNTQLEIPIPSSSMAPYSNAQLKIIVSHPLGQDNSLIPAGGDSQNKTNMVLLSPENQDMVVNSIIQQVNLLAPMQPLVSSQTTEATLEPQAVLLTQLSPEDASNPLHQALLQTAITAQDSNSNSSSSSNTQTFITTCSELEGLNTLIQEGGTEVTVVTEGNTTLVTAATPPDMDHMSKPAETLAVEENTLLVPNISLSSQNVVIHGVPLIVSAQPQQSEIEQLSPHTLYSDSHTLERIPQ
- the zfp64 gene encoding zinc finger protein 64 isoform X2, yielding MPHETWSLRGVPPQVKPATGGLVSCPFCPRTAEYPAVAAHLQSHQRSMVQYEGFDIYKCHQACLKDGHYHCDLCQRAIGRKELFEKHLRKCSSTSREHQTGKSDETVISDPLSPESEMHTENDLISDKTGSKMATYTAEVATGHSVGVEVSPDIHICGFCKREYTNFDVFRAHKQNGCSLPTSDTPGTTAPASLTDSSTDFVFEKTNQTCVMRDVKKILTKAQKTPSKKLKPALTSKRHSCCFSGCTFKTQYGQKDMERHLKTHTGEKPFECELCHKRFSRRDKLNMHSRSHTGEKPHKCKHCPYAAADSSSLKKHLRIHYDERPFKCQICPYASRNSSQLTVHLRSHTGDAPFQCQQCDAKFKINSDLKRHIRIHSGEKPYKCDFCEYRCAMKGNLKSHIQIKHGTENSFHCVHCDFKCANKTALREHSREHQPVQPILCSKCTYSCSSKGALKVHEQIHSEERPFKCDFCNFASKQRSSLVTHKKKCHSDKPEKGSGGGKAGTGAGKSGGGESPKPVSSRYRAKLDAARAFCCDSCNASFVREDSLRSHKKQHRDTQNVLQLQLSTPADAVRLVPVTMPQSNTQLEIPIPSSSMAPYSNAQLKIIVSHPLGQDNSLIPAGGDSQNKTNMVLLSPENQDMVVNSIIQQVNLLAPMQPLVSSQTTEATLEPQAVLLTQLSPEDASNPLHQALLQTAITAQDSNSNSSSSSNTQTFITTCSELEGLNTLIQEGGTEVTVVTEGNTTLVTAATPPDMDHMSKPAETLAVEENTLLVPNISLSSQNVVIHGVPLIVSAQPQQSEIEQLSPHTLYSDSHTLERIPQ